A region from the Geobacillus vulcani PSS1 genome encodes:
- a CDS encoding LysM peptidoglycan-binding domain-containing protein, whose protein sequence is MIVHVVQRGEALWQLAQRYRVPFERIVAANELSDPNRLAIGQAVVIPVPYRYHTVRAGETLWQIARAYGVTVEAIVQANRIANPAFIYPGTPLVIPDRIHTVGAGETLGQIAAAYQVSVQQIIEFNPIADPNVIAPGQRLIIPPAKPLIEVNAFTVDQGEKGAEQVREVGRHLTYAAPFAYTIRSDGGLNPINDAAFIQAAYAARVVPMMTITNFTYRDPGSRLAQTILADATLQTRLLDNVIQVMRAKGYRALNVDFENVYPFDRERYNAFLWRAAARLHAEGYVLSTSLAPKISAEQKGLLYEAHDYPVHGRIADFVVLMTYEWGYRFGPPQAISPVNQIRRVLDYAVTVIPREKIMMGFQIYARDWVLPHVPGQEAETFSPKEALERAIRYGESIQYDAAAASPFYRYTDEQGRQHEVWFEDARSALAKFDLVKEYGLRGISYWVLGYPYPENWVLLEDHFRIRKQG, encoded by the coding sequence ATGATTGTTCATGTCGTCCAGCGCGGGGAGGCGCTTTGGCAGCTGGCCCAGCGTTACCGCGTTCCATTCGAGCGGATTGTCGCCGCCAATGAACTGAGCGACCCGAACCGGCTCGCCATCGGGCAGGCGGTTGTCATTCCGGTTCCGTATCGCTATCATACCGTCCGTGCCGGGGAAACGTTATGGCAGATCGCCCGCGCCTATGGAGTGACGGTCGAAGCCATCGTGCAGGCGAACCGGATCGCCAATCCGGCGTTCATTTATCCGGGCACGCCGTTGGTGATTCCGGATCGCATTCATACGGTGGGCGCTGGAGAAACGTTAGGGCAAATTGCCGCCGCCTATCAAGTCAGCGTCCAGCAAATCATCGAGTTCAACCCAATCGCCGATCCAAATGTCATCGCTCCCGGACAGCGGCTCATCATCCCGCCGGCGAAGCCGCTCATTGAGGTGAACGCATTTACGGTGGATCAAGGGGAGAAAGGGGCGGAGCAAGTGCGCGAAGTCGGCCGCCATTTGACGTATGCTGCCCCGTTCGCCTATACGATCCGCTCCGACGGCGGGCTCAACCCGATCAATGATGCGGCATTCATTCAGGCGGCTTATGCCGCCCGTGTCGTGCCGATGATGACGATCACCAACTTTACGTATCGGGATCCGGGTTCAAGATTGGCGCAGACGATCTTGGCCGATGCCACGCTGCAAACACGATTGCTTGATAACGTCATTCAAGTGATGCGGGCGAAAGGATACCGGGCGCTGAATGTCGATTTTGAAAATGTCTATCCGTTCGATCGCGAGCGGTATAACGCGTTTTTGTGGCGGGCAGCGGCTCGGCTTCACGCGGAAGGATATGTGTTATCGACATCGCTCGCTCCCAAAATCAGCGCGGAACAAAAAGGATTGCTGTATGAGGCGCACGATTATCCGGTCCATGGGCGCATTGCCGATTTCGTCGTGCTCATGACCTATGAATGGGGCTACCGGTTCGGGCCGCCGCAAGCCATTTCGCCGGTGAATCAAATTCGGCGCGTGCTCGATTATGCGGTGACCGTGATTCCGCGGGAGAAAATCATGATGGGGTTTCAAATTTACGCCCGCGACTGGGTGCTGCCGCACGTGCCAGGGCAAGAGGCGGAAACGTTCAGTCCGAAAGAGGCGCTCGAGCGCGCCATTCGCTACGGAGAGTCCATCCAATACGATGCGGCGGCGGCTTCGCCGTTTTACCGCTACACGGACGAACAAGGCCGTCAGCACGAAGTATGGTTTGAAGACGCCCGCAGCGCGTTGGCGAAATTTGACTTGGTGAAAGAATACGGATTGCGCGGGATCAGCTACTGGGTGCTCGGGTATCCGTATCCAGAAAACTGGGTGCTGTTGGAAGACCACTTCCGCATTCGGAAACAGGGATAA
- a CDS encoding DUF2332 domain-containing protein → MNFTWVAERFRCFGVYECRGSSPLYEHLSFHIAADEKLLSLASHARSGQPIPNLLFGAVHDLLLKGYQHELREFYGSIVKKPRAPEAAFPYFRDFCLCYWEDIKDILVHRLVQTNEVRRCAYLYPVFCWIYEQVKTPLSLIEIGTSAGLQLAWDQYRYEYGRQGSYGNLSSDVVITSSIRGNRWPFLLPESPPVAERIGIDLHVIDLKKEDDRRWMEALIWPEHQDRRQLFVQAARRLEQVPVRLIEGDGVNLLAEIVAQVPSETVVCVFHTHVANQMSDEEKHVLLEQIHEIGRQRDWFHVYNNMWDRKLHLDGMIGSREYQQIVAETDGHGRWFRWEMNRSN, encoded by the coding sequence TTGAACTTCACGTGGGTCGCTGAACGATTTCGATGTTTTGGTGTTTATGAATGCCGTGGATCTAGTCCGTTGTATGAACACCTTTCTTTCCACATTGCTGCGGATGAGAAGCTTCTCAGTCTTGCTTCGCATGCCCGCAGCGGTCAGCCGATTCCCAACTTGTTGTTTGGGGCGGTGCATGATTTATTGCTAAAAGGGTATCAACATGAGTTGCGCGAGTTTTACGGAAGCATCGTTAAGAAGCCACGGGCACCAGAAGCTGCTTTTCCTTATTTCCGTGATTTTTGCCTTTGCTACTGGGAGGATATAAAAGACATTTTGGTTCACCGGCTTGTACAAACCAATGAAGTCCGGCGTTGTGCGTATTTATATCCGGTGTTTTGTTGGATCTATGAACAAGTGAAAACGCCTCTGTCACTTATTGAAATTGGCACAAGCGCCGGTCTGCAGCTGGCTTGGGATCAGTACCGGTACGAGTATGGCCGGCAGGGTTCATACGGAAATTTAAGCTCTGATGTCGTTATTACCTCAAGCATTCGTGGAAATCGATGGCCATTCTTGTTGCCGGAAAGTCCGCCGGTTGCCGAACGGATCGGTATCGATTTGCATGTGATTGACTTGAAAAAAGAGGATGATCGAAGATGGATGGAGGCGCTCATTTGGCCTGAACATCAGGATCGGCGCCAGCTGTTTGTCCAAGCGGCTCGTCGACTGGAACAAGTGCCGGTGCGCCTGATCGAGGGAGACGGGGTCAACCTTCTTGCTGAGATCGTGGCACAAGTGCCGTCCGAGACCGTTGTTTGTGTCTTCCACACGCATGTCGCCAACCAAATGTCAGATGAGGAAAAGCATGTATTGCTTGAGCAGATTCACGAAATCGGCCGTCAGCGGGATTGGTTCCATGTGTATAACAACATGTGGGATCGGAAATTGCATCTGGATGGCATGATTGGCAGCCGAGAATACCAGCAAATCGTGGCGGAAACCGATGGGCATGGTCGTTGGTTTCGGTGGGAGATGAACAGATCAAATTAG
- the splB gene encoding spore photoproduct lyase: protein MKPFVPKLVYFEPEALSYPLGKELYEKFTQMGIEIRETTSHNQVRGIPGETELARYRNAKATLVVGVRRTLKFDSSKPSAEYALPLATGCMGHCHYCYLQTTLGSKPYIRVYVNLDDIFAQAQTYIDERAPEITRFEAACTSDIVGIDHLTHSLKKAIEFIGATDYGRLRFVTKYEHVDHLLDAKHNGKTRFRFSVNSRYVIRHFEPGTSSFDARLAAARKVAGAGYKLGFVVAPIYRHDGWEEGYFELFQELARQLEGVDLSDLTFELIQHRFTKPAKRVIEQRYPKTKLDLDESKRKYKWGRHGIGKYVYVDEEAQELEETMRSYIARFFPSAQVQYFT, encoded by the coding sequence ATGAAACCGTTTGTGCCCAAACTTGTGTATTTCGAGCCGGAGGCGTTGTCGTACCCGCTCGGGAAGGAACTGTATGAGAAATTTACGCAAATGGGCATCGAGATTCGCGAGACGACGTCGCATAACCAAGTGCGCGGCATTCCGGGGGAGACGGAGCTGGCACGGTATCGAAACGCGAAAGCGACGCTCGTTGTCGGCGTGCGGCGGACGCTGAAATTCGACTCCTCAAAGCCGTCGGCGGAGTACGCGCTACCGCTGGCGACCGGGTGCATGGGCCATTGTCATTATTGCTATTTGCAGACGACATTAGGAAGCAAGCCATACATCCGCGTGTATGTCAACTTGGACGACATTTTCGCCCAAGCGCAAACGTATATTGACGAGCGCGCGCCCGAGATTACGCGCTTTGAGGCGGCGTGCACGTCGGACATCGTCGGGATCGATCATTTGACCCATTCGCTCAAAAAAGCGATTGAGTTTATCGGCGCGACCGACTACGGGCGGCTCCGATTTGTGACGAAGTACGAGCATGTCGACCATTTGCTTGATGCGAAGCATAACGGCAAGACGCGGTTTCGCTTCAGCGTCAACTCCCGCTATGTCATCCGCCATTTTGAGCCGGGAACGTCGTCCTTTGATGCGCGGCTTGCGGCGGCGCGCAAAGTGGCCGGTGCCGGCTATAAGCTCGGCTTTGTCGTCGCGCCGATTTACCGGCATGACGGTTGGGAGGAAGGGTATTTCGAATTGTTTCAGGAGCTCGCTCGGCAATTGGAAGGGGTGGACTTGTCGGATTTGACGTTTGAGCTCATCCAGCATCGGTTTACCAAGCCGGCCAAGCGGGTCATCGAGCAGCGTTACCCAAAAACCAAGCTCGATTTGGACGAATCGAAGCGCAAGTATAAATGGGGGCGGCACGGCATCGGCAAATATGTGTACGTTGACGAGGAAGCGCAAGAGCTGGAGGAAACCATGCGCTCGTATATTGCTCGCTTTTTTCCATCAGCCCAAGTGCAGTATTTTACGTAA
- the mntR gene encoding transcriptional regulator MntR: MPTPSMEDYIEQIYILIEEKGYARVSDIAEALSVHPSSVTKMVQKLDKDEYLVYEKYRGLVLTPKGRKIGQRLVYRHELLEQFLRLIGVSEENIYRDVEGIEHHLSWNAIDRIGDLVQYFQEDERRLEELRDVQKRNEQGE; this comes from the coding sequence TTGCCGACACCAAGCATGGAAGATTATATTGAGCAAATTTACATTTTAATTGAAGAAAAGGGCTATGCCCGCGTCTCTGACATCGCTGAAGCGTTGTCCGTCCATCCCTCCTCGGTGACGAAAATGGTGCAAAAGCTCGATAAAGATGAGTATTTAGTGTATGAGAAATACCGCGGACTCGTCTTGACGCCAAAAGGAAGAAAAATCGGCCAGCGGCTCGTCTACCGCCATGAGCTGCTTGAGCAGTTTCTCCGTTTGATCGGTGTCAGCGAAGAAAACATTTACCGCGACGTGGAAGGGATTGAACACCATTTGAGCTGGAACGCCATTGACCGGATCGGCGATTTGGTGCAGTATTTTCAAGAGGACGAACGCCGCCTTGAAGAGCTGCGCGATGTCCAAAAGCGCAATGAACAAGGAGAGTAA
- a CDS encoding patatin-like phospholipase family protein — MDIDLVFSGGGVKGFALLGAYEAIEEKGLRWKRLAGTSAGALLSALLSAGYSARDIARLLEELELEQFLDERPLWIPFSLWKWVRLYWHLGLYQGKAFERWLEATLAARGVRTFQDVPAGSLYIVASDVTNGRIVVLPDDLAIYGIDPGSFSIAKAVRMSISIPYFFEPVRLRGRNGVFLIVDGGVLSNFPLFLFDEEKKKKRPVLGVQLSPKPGERPKRTITNALDLYEALFAAMREAHDARYISRRHEKNIVFLPVDNVISTEFSIDLEARRRLIDYGRERTRQFLRQWAY; from the coding sequence GTGGACATTGATCTTGTCTTTTCCGGCGGCGGGGTGAAAGGGTTTGCGTTGCTTGGAGCGTATGAAGCGATTGAGGAAAAAGGTCTGCGCTGGAAGCGGCTTGCCGGCACGAGTGCGGGAGCGTTGCTTTCGGCGCTGCTATCGGCAGGCTACAGCGCCCGCGACATCGCCCGACTGCTTGAGGAGTTGGAGTTGGAGCAGTTTTTGGATGAACGGCCGCTATGGATTCCGTTTTCGCTTTGGAAATGGGTGCGCCTGTATTGGCATCTTGGGCTGTATCAAGGAAAGGCGTTTGAGCGGTGGCTCGAGGCGACGCTCGCTGCCCGCGGCGTGCGGACGTTTCAAGATGTGCCGGCCGGCAGTTTGTATATCGTCGCTTCCGATGTGACGAACGGGCGCATCGTCGTGCTGCCGGACGATTTAGCCATATACGGCATTGACCCTGGGTCGTTTTCCATCGCCAAGGCCGTGCGGATGAGCATCAGCATTCCTTATTTCTTTGAGCCGGTCCGCCTCCGCGGGCGAAACGGTGTATTCCTCATCGTCGACGGCGGGGTGTTGAGCAATTTTCCGCTGTTTTTGTTTGATGAAGAAAAGAAGAAAAAACGGCCGGTGCTGGGCGTTCAGCTGAGCCCAAAACCAGGGGAGCGGCCGAAACGAACGATCACCAATGCGCTCGATTTGTATGAGGCGCTGTTTGCCGCCATGAGAGAGGCGCATGATGCGCGCTACATTTCGCGTCGCCATGAAAAAAACATCGTCTTTTTGCCGGTGGACAACGTTATTTCTACAGAATTTTCCATCGACCTGGAAGCGCGCCGGCGCCTGATCGATTACGGACGCGAGCGGACGCGGCAATTTTTGCGCCAATGGGCGTACTAG
- a CDS encoding SA1362 family protein — MRRRAIHPLVGLMILLGTLGIVYTLFAHPTVLFRQLLFVALFLAAIYLFYRFVYQRRTDQHRLSYLKAVRQSKKLHPRSGRKQAKPAKLKRPLKKRTAIPHLTVIEGKKGKKKNRASF; from the coding sequence TTGCGGCGCCGGGCCATTCATCCGCTTGTCGGGCTTATGATTTTGCTTGGAACACTTGGCATTGTCTATACCCTTTTTGCCCATCCGACGGTGCTGTTCCGCCAGCTGTTGTTTGTTGCGCTGTTTTTGGCCGCCATTTATCTTTTCTACCGGTTCGTCTACCAACGCCGCACCGATCAACATCGGTTATCGTATTTAAAGGCGGTGCGGCAGTCGAAAAAGCTCCATCCCCGCTCCGGGCGCAAACAAGCAAAGCCGGCGAAACTGAAGCGGCCGCTGAAAAAACGGACGGCCATTCCGCACTTGACCGTGATCGAGGGCAAAAAAGGCAAAAAAAAGAATCGAGCTTCATTTTAG
- a CDS encoding DUF1385 domain-containing protein, whose amino-acid sequence MEKPLYGGQAVVEGVMFAGKTHSVTAIRRHDGTIDYFTLPRRSHPTLAVLKKIPFVRGIVAIMEASANGAKHLQFASEQYEASSDEKQATEESRSKFGLILGAAVIGVLSFLFAKTIFTLVPALAADALKPFVPGKMGQILLEGAFKLALLLGYIYFISLTPLVRRVFQYHGAEHKVINAFEAGWPLTVEHVQRASRLHYRCGSSFILFTVMISLFLYLFVPTDPLWLRIANRLALIPVVLGVSFEVLQFTNKLRDIPLLSWLGYPGLWLQRLTTKEPDDDQVEVAIASFQRLLDLEAEAERKQAVQ is encoded by the coding sequence ATGGAGAAACCGTTATACGGCGGCCAGGCAGTTGTGGAAGGGGTAATGTTTGCCGGCAAGACGCACTCCGTCACCGCTATTCGCCGCCATGATGGAACGATTGACTATTTCACGTTGCCTCGCCGCAGCCATCCGACGCTGGCCGTCCTGAAGAAAATTCCGTTTGTCCGCGGCATTGTCGCCATTATGGAAGCGAGTGCGAACGGGGCCAAGCATTTGCAGTTTGCCAGCGAACAATATGAGGCGTCCTCGGACGAAAAACAGGCCACCGAAGAAAGCCGTTCCAAATTCGGGCTGATTCTCGGCGCCGCCGTCATCGGCGTGCTATCGTTTTTATTCGCCAAAACCATTTTTACGCTTGTTCCGGCGCTCGCCGCCGACGCCTTGAAACCGTTCGTACCAGGGAAAATGGGGCAAATTTTGCTTGAAGGAGCCTTTAAGCTTGCTCTTTTGCTCGGCTACATTTACTTTATTTCGTTGACGCCGCTTGTTAGACGCGTGTTTCAATACCATGGGGCGGAACATAAAGTCATCAACGCCTTTGAAGCGGGGTGGCCGCTCACTGTTGAGCACGTCCAGCGCGCCTCGCGCCTTCACTACCGATGCGGCAGCAGCTTCATTTTATTTACTGTCATGATCAGCTTATTCCTTTATTTGTTCGTGCCGACGGATCCGCTTTGGCTGCGAATCGCAAACAGGCTCGCTTTAATTCCTGTCGTGCTTGGCGTTTCGTTTGAAGTGTTGCAGTTTACAAATAAATTGAGGGATATTCCGCTGCTAAGCTGGCTCGGCTATCCCGGGCTATGGCTGCAGCGGTTGACGACAAAAGAACCGGATGATGACCAAGTGGAAGTGGCCATCGCCTCGTTTCAGCGGCTTCTCGATTTGGAGGCGGAAGCCGAAAGAAAACAAGCGGTGCAGTAA